Sequence from the Actinocatenispora sera genome:
GGCGCCGCTCTTGGACCAGATCGGCGTGTCGATCGCTCCCGGACTGACCGCGTTGACCCGGATGCGCCGGGGCGCCAGTTCGAGGGCCAGGCTGGGCACCATCGCAAGCAGCGCACCGCGGCTCGCGGCCGTGACGCTGCCACCCGCGATGCCGCGGGCCACCCCGGTACCGACCGTGAACACCACGGATGCGCCGTCGGTCAGCAGCGGCGAAAGCCGCTGCAGGGTGAAGAACTGGCCCTTCGTGTTGACCTCGAACACCTCGTCGAAGGCGGCCTCCTCGACCGCGTCGATCGGGGTGCTGCGGGAGATGCCGGCGTTGAGGAACAGCGCCGACAGCGACCCGAACCGGGTTCGGACCTCCTCGGCGAGCCGGTCGGTGTCGGCCAGCGAGCGCGAGTCGGCCCGGATCACGACGATCCCGTCGGGCAGCTCGCGGCGCGCGGCCGCGGTGGATTCCGCCGTGCGACCGGTGACCACCACCCGGTGGCCGCGCTCGTGCAGCAGTTCGGCGGTGGCCCGGCCGATTCCGCTGGTACCGCCGGTGATCAGGGCTGTTGGTGCGGGCATCGAGACCTCCTGGTGTCCGGTCGCCGCGGCAGTGTGCTCGTCGCCGAGGCTCAATCGGAGGGTCCTCCGATTGAATTCGACGATAGCAGCCGGTCCCGCCGGCAACGACCGGTCCCCCGCGCCGTAGCCGGGACCCGCACTCGCCGCTCTAGACTCGGCGGCGATGCCCACCGCCGAACCCGGCCGGCCCCGCGCCCGCATCGCCGAGGCGCGGCGCAACCGGCAGAAGCTGATCGAGGTCGCGACGCAGGCGTTCGCCGCCGAGACGAAGCCCGTCGCGCTGGAGACGATCGCCAAGCGCGCCGGCGTCGGGATCGGCACGCTGTACCGGCACTTCCCGAACCGGGAGGCGCTGGTCGAGGCGATCTACGCCGACCAGATCGGCCAGCTGCGGACCAGCGCGGAGAAGCTGCTCGCGAGCCACCCGCCGGCGGCGGCGCTGCGCCGCTGGACCGGCACCTTCCTCGAATGGGCCGCCGCCAAGCACGGCATGGCCGAAGCGCTGCACCGGGTGGTGGCCAGCGGGCGGATCACCCACGGCGAGATGCGCGGTGAGCTCATCGCGGCGGTCGCGCTGTTCCTCGAGGCAGGTGCGGCGGCCGGGGACCTGCGCGCCGACGCCGACCCGGCCGACGTGGCGGCGCTTTTCGCCGGGGTCCTGGTCGTCGCCGGCGCGCCGGACCACCGCGACCAGGCCCAGCGGATGCTGTACCTGATCGTCGACGGCCTGCGCCCCGCGCCCGCATCCCCCTGACGATCCCGCTCGCCCGACACCGAGCCGCCCCGTCTGTTCGACGGGGCGGCATCCGGGCGGCGTCCGGAGGCGACATTCGGGCACTGCCCGGCTGGGGCATCCGGGCGCGGCCGGCGCGGAACCGTCAGCCGCGCCGGGGCAGGGCGAGGGCACCCACGGCGACCAGGACGTCGACGGCCGCCAGCAGCATCAGCGCCACCGCGAAGGCCGGCGGGTAGCTGTCCGGCGTCGGCTGCGCGCCGAGCACCCGGTAGAACACCACGCCGACCAGCGCCACCCCGACCGCGCCGCCCGCCTGTTGCGCGGCGGTCAGGACGCCGGAGCCGGCCGCCACGTTCGCCGGCGCCACCTTCGACAGCGCGATCGCGGGCAGCGGCGGGATCGCGAACCCCATCCCCGCCCCCGCCACCACCAGCGCCGGGATCAGCGTCTCGACGCTCGCGTGCGACCAGCCCGACGCGGTCTCGGCGAGCATGCCGTACCCGACCGCGACGATCGCCGCGCCCAACGTGATCGTGTACCGGCCGAGCCGGGCGGCGACGCGCCCCGACAGCATCGTGGCGACGAAGTACCCCAGGCCCATCGGGACGAAGATCAGCCCGGCGCCGAGCGCACCCAGCCCGCGCCCGTCCTGCAGGTACAGCGCCAGTACCAGGAAGAACGATGCCATCGTCAGCTGGAACACGAACGCCAGCGCCACCCCGATCGAGTAGCTGCGGGCCGCGAACAGCGACAGGGTCACCAGCGGTGCCCGACCCCCGGCGGCACGCCGACGCTGGTGCAGGACGAAGCCGACGAGCAGCGGTACCGCCGCCGCCAGGCAACCGAACAGCCAGCCCGGCCAGCCCAGGTCCTGCCCCTCCACCAGCGGCAACACCACGGCAACCAGGCCGACGCTGACCAGCACGGTACCGATCAGGTCGGGTCGGGCGGCGACCGGCGAGCGCGACTCGCGCAGCAGGCGGGGCGCGAGCAGCACCGCGACCAGCCCGATCGGCACGTTGATCAGGAAGATCGAACGCCAGCCGGCGCCCGCCAGGTCCAGGTGGATCAGCACGCCGCCGATCAGCTGGCCGAACACCGCACCCAGCCCGATCGCCAGGCCGTACGCGGCGAACGCCTTCGACCGCCGCGCACCGGTGAACTCGGCGTTGAGGATCGCCAGTACCTGCGGCATCAGCAGCGCCGCGGCGATGCCCTGCGCCACCCGTGCGGCGATCAGTACGCCGACCGTCGGCGCCAGGCCGCACACCAGCGACGCGGCGGTGAACCCGGCCAGGCCGATCATCAAGAGCCGGCGCCGCCCGTACAGGTCGCCGAGCCGGCCACCGGTGATCAGCCCGGCGGCGAGCGCCAGCCCGTACCCGGCGACGGTGAACTGGATCGCGGTCGGCCCGGCCCGCAGGTCGGTCGACAGCGACGGGATCGCGACGTTGACGATGAAGAAGTCCAGCGTGGTGACGAACGTCCCGGCCAGCAGGACCAGGAGGCTCAGCCAGCCGAGGCCGGCCGCCGTCCGGGTCGGCGCGCTGGTCGGTACCGCGGTGGTGGCCATGGTCGGTGCCCTTCGATCTGGGTGAACCGCCCGGATCGAGCGGCACGATCGACGCTAGGGACGCCGGCGCGGCGGCGAATCAGTCACGGTTAGGTACTTCGACCGGCCGCCCCGGGCGCTCCTCGGTGGCCTGCGAAACGTCTCGGGACATGTCGGTGCCGGCAGGTACCGTGCCGGCATGTTGTACGGACGGCAGGCGGAGCTGGACGCGCTGCACGAGCTGCTCGCCGCGGTGCGCGCCGGCGCCGGAGCCGGGCTGGTGCTCCGGGGCGAGGCCGGCATCGGCAAGACCGCGCTGCTCGACGCGCTCGCGGCCACCGACGGCGTGCGGGTGCTGCGCGCCGCCGGCGTCGAGTCCGAGGTGGAGCTGCCGTTCGCGGGGCTGCACCTGTTGCTGCGGCCGGTCCTGGACCGGGTCGGCACGCTGCCCGAGGTGCAGGCCACCGCGCTGCGCGGCGCGCTCGGCCTCGCCGCCGGGAACGGTACCGACTCCGACGGGTTCCTCGTCGGCCTCGCCGCGCTGTCGCTGCTGGCCGAGCTGGCCGCGGACCGGCCGCTGCTGGTGCTGGTGGACGACGCGCAGTGGCTGGACCGCGCATCCGCCGCGGCATTGCTGTTCGCCGCCCGCCGGCTGGACGCCGACTCGGTCGGCATGATCTTCGCCACCCGCGACGTGCCCGACTTCCCCACTCCCGGGCTGCCCGAGCTGCGGCTGGCCGGGCTGGCCGACGATGCCGCCGGCGAGCTGCTCGACGCCGGCGGAACCGGCCTCGACCCGGTCCGGCGCGACCGGGTGCTGGCCGCGGCGGCCGGCAACCCGCTCGCGCTGCTGGAGCTGCCCGGTGCGCTCGGCGACGCGGCCGACCACGGCGCGCTGCCGCTGACCGACCGGCTGCGCGCGGCGTTCCGGGCCCGGCTGGCCGGCCTGACCGACGGCGTGCGCGACCTGCTGCTGGTGGCGGCGCTGGACGGCACCGGCGAGCTGCCGGTGCTGCTGCGCGCGGCGGCACGGTTCGGCGCCGGCACCGGCACCGGCACCGGCGAGCTGGACACCGCGGTGCGCGCCGGGCTGCTCACCGTCCTCGACCCGGACGACCGGGTCGCCTTCCGGCACCCGCTGGTGCGGGCCACGGTGGCGCAGGACGCGCCGCCGGGCCGGCGGATCGCGGCGCACACGGCGCTGGCCGCCGCGTGGGACACCCCGGGCGGTGCCGATCGGCGCGCCTGGCACCTCGCCGCCGCGGCGACCGCGCCGGACGAGCAGATCGCGGTGGCGCTGACCGAGGCCGCCGCGCGCGCCGCCGGGCGGCACGGCCACGCCGCCGAGGCCGCCGCGTACGCGCGAGCCGCCGAACTGAGCGAGGCGGCCGACGCCCGGCTGCGCCGGCTCACGCTCGCCGCCGAGGCCGCCGCGGAGGCCGGCGAGCTGGACCGGTCCGCCCGGCTCGCGGCCGACGCCACGGCGGCCCTCGCCGGTACCTCGCCGGCCGGCGCCGAGGGACGACCCGCGACCGGCGAACCCTCCGCCGGCACCGATCCGTCGCCGGTCGACGACGTCGACGTGCGACGTGCCGGCGGTGCCGATCCGCGCCTGGCCGCGCGGCTGCTGTCGGTCCGGGCGGCGGCATCGTTCTGGCGCGGCAGCCTCGGCACCGCGCACCGGGCGTACCTGCGCGCCGCCGACCTGCTCGCCCCGATCGACGCCGGCGCCAGCACCGCGCTGCTGGTGGAGGCGGTGCACGTCGGGTGGTACACCGGCGAGCGCGAGCTGGCCGAGGCGTACGACCGGCTGGCGACCGCGCTCGGGTCCGATCCCGGCACGCCGAACGCCGGTGACTGCGAGGCGACCGCGATGGCCCGGCTGACCCTGCTCGGGGTCGGGCCGGCGATCGGGCGGGCGACGCCGACCGAGCCGTCGCCGGACGAGGCGATGGCCACGGTGCGCCGGCTGGTCGCCCGGCCCGGCTGGCAGATCATGACCGCCGCCGTCGGCATCGTGCTCGGCCAGGACGGCAGCACCATCGACATCGGTGCCGAGGAGGTCGCGCAGGCGCACCGGCACGGCCGGATCGGCCGGCTGCCGCAGGCGCTGTTCTACCTCGCCTCCGGCCGGGCGTACGCCGGCTGGCACGAGGCGGCCGCTCGGGACGCCGCCACCGGGGTCGAGCTGGCCCACGCCACCGACCAGCGGCAGTGGGCCGGCCGGCTGCGCGAACCGCTGGCCCATCTCGCCGCCGTGGCCGGCGACGAGGCGCGGGTGCACCGGCTCGTCGACGACGCACGCGCCGACGCCGCGGCGTCCGATCCCGACTGGGACGTGCCCTGGGTGCACTCGTCGCTGGGGCTGGTGGAGCTGAGCCTGGGGCGGGCCGAACCGGCGCTGGCCGAGCTGTCCGCGCTCGCCGCGCAACGCGCGTTGTTCCACATCCCGGCGATCCGCAGCGTGCCGGACCTGGTCGAGGCCGCGGTCCGGGCCGGCCGGCCGGACGCCGCTGCCGACGCGCTGCACCAGTACCGGCGCTGGGCCGCGCACACCGGACAGGGCTGGGTCGCCGCGCTGGTACTGCGGTGCGAGGCGCTGCTGGCCGACGACGCCACGGCCGAGCAGAAATACGAGGCGGCGCTCGCCGGCTCGCGGCGGGCGAACCGGCCGTTCGAGACCGCCCGCACCGCCCTGCTGTACGGCGAGTGGCTGCGCCGGCTGCGGCGCCGCACCGAGGCGCGCGAGCACCTGCAGGCGGCGGTCCGCGCGTTCGACCGGCTGGCCGCCCCGCCGTGGGCGCAGCGGGCCCGGGCGGAGCTGGCCGCGGCCGGGCAGGCGAGCGAGCAGGCGCCGACCGACACGCTCGCCGTGCTCACCCCGCAGGAGCGCCAGATCGTGCTGCTCGCCGCGCGCGGACTGTCCAACAAGGACATCGCGGGCCGGTTGTTCCTGAGCCCGCGCACCGTCGGCTACCACCTCTACAAGGCGTACCCGAAGCTCGGTGTGCTGTCCCGCGGCGAGCTGCCCGCGGTGGTCGGCGGCAGCTGAGCCGGCGGCCGCGGCGGTGCGCGCCCGACCCGCCACCGGTGCCGGCTTCCGCTCCCGGCACCGGTGCGGGCAAGGACGATCGGCGGCCACCGGTGTCGGCGGCCCGACCGGTCCGGGCGATCAGCCGGCCAGGCCGTGCCGGCGGTCGCCCAGGACCCGCTCGGCGACCCGGGCCTCGTCGGCCGCCGAGAACCCGTCCGCCCGGGCCGCCACGGCCTCGCGCACCCGTTCCTCGATCAGGTCGGCGTTGAGCTGCGCGCCGGCCAGCGCGCCGGCCGCGGCGGCGGCACCGACCTGGGCGGTCAGGTCGGTGACGTTGCCGGCTGCCCACACTCCGGGTACCTCGGCGCGGCCGAGTTCGTCGACCGGCAGATGCTCGCCGAACCCGGACGGATGCGGTACCGGCCGCAGTCCCAGATCGCCGAGGAACCCGGCGCGCGCCACCATCCGGGTCGCCACCGCGATCGCGTCCCGGCGTACCAGGGTGCCGTCGGCGAGGCGCAACCCGACCAGTCGGTCGTCGGCCACCTCGGCCGCGGTGACGGTGCCGGCCAGTACGGGGATGTGGAGGGCGGCGAGTCGCTCGGCCGCCTCACCGGTCGGCGCCGGCGACTCGTGCACGAAGTACACGACGTCGTCGCTGAGCTGGGCGAACATCAGTGCCTGGTGCACCGACATCGGCCCGGTGGCGAGCACGCCGATCGCCTGGTCCCGCACCTCGTACCCGTGGCAGTACGGGCAGTGCACGACCTCGCGGCCCCACCGCTCGCGCAGCCCCGGCACCTCGGGCAGTTCGTCGACCAGCCCGGTCGTGACGAGCAGCCGGCGCGCCCGCACCCGGCTGCCATCGGCCAGCGTCACCACGAACCCGGCGTCGTGGCGGGCCGCCGACTCGACCGTGCCGGCCACGACCTGCCCGCCGTAGCCGCGGACCTCGTCGCGGCCGCGGGCGAGCAGGTCGCCCGGCGCCATCCCCTCCCGGCCGAGCAATCCGTGCACGCCGGCCGCCGGTGCGTTGCGCGGTTGCCCGGCGTCGACCACCAGGACCGACCGGCGGGACCGGGCGAGCATCAGGGCGCCGTTGAGTCCGGCCGCGCCGCCGCCGATCACCACCACGTCATAGCTGTTCTGCAGCGTCTCGGTCACCATGACCACCTCCGCGCTCCACGATCCGGACCGGCGCGACCTGCAGCAAACTTCCTTGCCGGGATGGCAAACTGGGGGCATGGCTCAGGACGACGATCTGGATCGAACGCTCGGAGCGGTCGGCGCCCGGCTGCGCGCGCTGCGCCGGCAGCGCAACGTCACCCTCGCCGAGCTGTCCCGCACCACCGGCATCTCGGTGAGCACGCTGTCCCGGCTGGAGTCCGGCGACCGCCGGCCCACCCTGGAGCTGCTGCTGCCGCTGGCCAAGGCGCACGGCGTCACACTGGACGAGTTGGTCGACGCGCCGGTCACCGGCGACCCGCGGATCCACCTGCGCCCGGTCACCCGGCACGGCATGACCATGCTGCCGCTGACCCGGCGGGTCGGTGGCATCCAAGCCTTCAAGCTGATCATTCCGGGCAGCACCGGGCCGGCCGAACCGCAGCTGCAGACGCACGAGGGCTACGACTGGCTGTACGTGCTGAACGGGCGGCTGCGGCTGGTGCTCGGCGAACACGACCTGGTGCTCGAACCGGGCGAGGCCGCCGAGTTCGACACCCGGACCGGGCACTGGTTCGCCGCCGCGGGCCCGGAACCGGTCGAGCTGCTCAGCCTGCTCGGGCCGCAGGGCGAGCGCGCCCACCTGCGCGCCCGCCCCCGGCGGGACTGATCCGGCGGAGCCGATCCGGCGGAGCCGATCCGGCGGAGCCGATCCAGCGGGGCTGATCCGGCGGGGCCGATCCGGCGGCGCCCCGGGCGGTCGCAGACCGGTGCCACCGCCAGCTACGGCGCCGGATCGCCGCCGCGGCCGACGGGTCCGGCCGCGTTCAGGAGAAGCGGCGGTGCAGGTTGGCGGTGACCCGGCGGCCGATCCGGCGCCGGGCCGGCGCGAGCAGCGGCGCCAGCAGCCGGTTGCCGGGCAGCACGTTGCCGGCGAGGTAGCCGACCCGGGTGTACTCGCCGTCCGGTACCGCGGCCATCCCGAACACCAGGAACCGGTTGCGCATCAGGCACCAGCCGTCCCGCAACACCGCGTCGAACCGGCCGCGCAGCCCGCTGCGACCCAGCACGTGCACCTGCAGCCGTTCCCCGTCGGCGGCCAGCACCCGCAGCCGCCGGATGTCCGGGACCAGCGCCGGGAACTCGCGCTCCAGATCGCTGAGGACCGGCCAGGACTCCGCGAACGGTACCGGCAGGTTCGTCTCGGTGAGCCTCGACCCGGGGTACGCGGCGTGCACGGCGCGCAGCCGTCGCAGGTCGTCGAGTTCGGCGACGGGCCAGGCGGGGTGTGGCCGGTTCACCGCGGCCTCCTCTCGGTCCGGCGGGCCCGGCCCGGGCGCGCCTCGGTCGGGCTCTCCTCGGTCGGACGCCGCCCGGACGGACGCTCCCCGGTCGGACGCCGCTCGGACGCGCTCTCCTCGGTCGGACGCCGCTCGAACGGACGCTCCCCGGTCGAACGCCGCTCGGACGCGCTCTCCTCGGTCGGACGCCGCTCGAACGGACGCTCCCCGGTCGGACGGCGCCCGGACGAACGCTCCTCGGTCGAGGGCCGCTCGGACGCGTGCTCCTCGGTCCGGCCGGCTTCCCTCCGGCCCGCCCGCACGGCGGGCGGGTGCGGGTACCGGTCGGGTGGGGGCCGGTCGGCGAGCCAGGCGCGCCGGAACATTCGGCGGGCCCGGAACAGCCGGGACCGTACGGTGCCGGTCGGTACGCCGAGCAGCTGCGCCGCCCGCGCCTCGTCGAAACCCTCCAGGTCGCGCAGCATCAGTACGGCACGGTGCTCGGGGGCGAGGCGGCGCAGCACGTCCGCGACGTCGACGGCGAGCGCCGGATCGCCCGGCGCCGGGATCTCGCCGAGCTCGGCCGGGACCGTACGGGCGGAGCGGCGTGCCACCCGGACCGCCTCCCGCACCGCGATCACCCGTACCCACCCGAACAGCGCCTCCGGGGTGCGCAGCGAGCGCAGGTTGCGCAGGACCACGATCAGCGCCTCCTGCGCGGCGTCCGGCCCGTCCGCCAGCGCGATGGGACCGCACAGCCGCTGCACGTACGGGGTGATCAGGTCGAGCAGGTCGTGCAGCGCCATCAGGTCACCGTGCTGCGCACCGCGTACCGTGGCCGCGATCTGCTCCGGCGCCGGCCGCGCGCCCGGTCCGGCGGTCATCGGCGCCGGCCGCGCGCGGGACAACGAGCTCTGGTCCACACCGGCACCCTCCGTCTCGTCGGTGTACCAGAAGGAGGCCGACGCACGGCCGAACGCTCCCCACTGTGACGTGGTTCACCGAACGGATCGTCACCGTCGCCGGGCGGCTCTCTCGGTACCGGGGCGTCGTCGGCGCCCCACCCGGCTCCGAGGAGGTAACCGTGAGGGTTCGTTCGATCGCCGGCGCCGCGGTGGCGTCGGTACTGGCCGCCGACGGCGGGCTGCACACGTTCTGGGCGGTGTCCGGCAGCCCGTGGCCGGCGCACGATCACCGCACCCTGTCCGCCGGGCTGCTCGACATGCAGGTGCCGTTCACTCCGGCGGCACTGGTGCCACTCGCGGTGCTGCTGTTCGGCGGCGCGGCGCTGGTGGCGGCGCGCGCCGGGCTGCTCGGCGCGGTGGGTCGGCGGCTGCCGCGCTGGCTGCCGTACCTGGCGACGCTCGCGGTGACCGGCGGCACCGCGGTACGCGTGGCGGCCGGGTTCGGTTGGCTGGTGACGGCGGATCCGGCGAGCACGTTCTTCCGCCTCAACCTGGCCGTCTACACGCCGCTGTGCCTGCTGCTCGCCGCTGCGGGGTTGGTACTGCTGCGCCGGGAGCACCGCGATCCGGTGCCGGCGACACCGGGATGGGCCCCGTCGCGGTAGCCGACGGCGGGGGTCCGCCGCTCCGGCGACCCGCGGCCGGGCCCGGTCGAGGTGGCCCGGCCCGCACCGACCGGATCGTGCGCTCACGCCGGCGCGGCGGCGGTGCGGTGGTGGGCGAGGGCGCGGTGGGCCGGGCCGGCGTCGGCCGGTTCGGTGTGCACGATCGCGGCGGCCAGCCGAGGTATCGCGTGGATCAGCCGGTGCTCCACCTCGTGCGCGATCCGGTGCGCGGCGCCGACGGGCAGCGTGGCATCCACGGCGACGGCGAGCTCGGCCCGCAGGCTGTGCCCGACCCACCGGACCCGGACGTCGTAGGCACGGTCGACGCGATCGGTGCCCGCGGCGGCGCGCTCGATCGCCGCGACGGTACCGGGATCGACCGCGTCCATCAGGCGACCGAACACCTGCCTGGCCGCATCGACCGCGACGAAGGCGATCCCGACGGTGATGGCCAGCCCGATCACCGGATCCGCCAGCGGGATCCCGACCGCCACGCCGGCGGCGCCGAGGACCACCGCGAGGGAGGCGAAACCGTCGGCGCGGGCGTGCAACCCGTCGGCGACCAGGGCGGCCGAACCGATCCGGCGGCCGACGGTGACGCGCCAGCGCGCGACCAGTTCGTTGCCAGCGAAGCCGATCACACCGGCGGCGGCCACGACCCACAGCTGGTGGACCGGCTGCGGGTCGAGCAGCCGCCGTACCGCCGCGTAGCCGGCCAGCACCGCCGAGGCGGCGATGACCAGTACCACGACGACACCGGCGAGGTCCTCCGCCCGTCCCAGACCGTAGGTGTGGCGGCGGGTGGCGGCTCGCCGGCCGAGGACGAACGCGACCCCGACCGGCAGTGCGGTCAGGCTGTCGGCGGCGTTGTGGACCGTGTCGCCGAGCAACGCCACCGATCCGCTGAACAGCACGACCACCAGCTGCACCACCGCGGTCGCCGACAGGGCAAGGAACGAGAAGACGAGGGTACGAACGCCACGACGGCTGTTCTCGAGTGCGGTGTCGACGCGGTCGGCACTGTCGTGGCTGTGCGGCACCAGCGCGTGCCGGACCCTGCCCCAGACGCCACCGTGCCGGTGCGCGTGGCCGTGGTCACCGCCCTGGGCGTGAGCGTCCCCCGGACCGTGCGGGTGATCACCACCGTGCTGGTCGCGGTCACCGCCGTGGTGGTCGTGATCGCCACCGTGCCGGTCGTGCTCGCCACCGTGGTGGTCGGGATCGCCGTCGCGATGGTCGTCGGAGCGGTGCCAGGTGACGGTCAGCTGGTCCCGGTTGCCGAACCGCTCGAGGTCGGACCCGATCAGCCGTTCGAGCTGCGCCAGGCTGGTCGCGTCGGGGGCCTCGATGCGCAGCACGAGGGCATCCGGCTCGGCGTCGAGCGTGCAGCGGCCCCGATCGAACTCCAGGGTGGCGGTGGTATCGGACTGTTCGACCCGCAGCATTCGGGGATGCGGCTGGCTCGCACCGCCGGCGTCGTGCCCGCCGTGACCGGGCCGATGGCCGATCGCCTGGGCATGCCGGCCCAGCTGGGTCAGGTAGCGGCCGGGTCTGCGCGTTGGTACCCGTGCTTCGGAGATGGGCATGGTGTCCGCCTTCTCGGAGGGGGTCGGGTCAGGACCGGACGGCGATCAGCCGCCAGCCGTGGATGCCGGCGGGTCCGGCCGGGTTCGTCAGGACGGTGGGCGCGAGCGCCTCGATCCGCCAGCCGTCGGCGAACGTGGTCGCGATCTCGTCCGCGCTGACTCGGCGTGGCCCGCCGCTTCCCGGTTCCCGATCGCTGAAACACAGCATCAGGTACCGGCCACCGGGCGCGACGACGTCGCGCAGGCTTCGGACGTAGCTGGCTCGATCCTCGTCGCCGAAGATGTGGAACAGACCAACGTCGAGCACGGTGTCGTAGGTGTCCCCCAGTTCGGCCAGGTGATGGGCGTCGCCGAGCAGGAACCGCGCCGACAGGCCCCGGTGCTCGGCCTTCTGCCTCGCCGCGTGCAGGGCCGCGGGCGCGATGTCGACGCCGGTACTGTCCAGGCCGAGCGCGGCGCACATCAGCACGTGCTCGCCGGTACCGCAGCCGACGTCGAGTACCCGGCCACGGATCTCGCCGCGGTCCGCGAGCTCCTGCATCGCCGGCTGCGGCCGCCCGAGATCCCAGTGCGGGGTGCCCGCGTACGAGTCGTTCCAGTTGCCCGCGTGCATCGACCCCGGCGACCCGCCCGGCCGGGCGTCGCCGCCGGGGTGGGCCGGTCCGGCACCGGATCGGTCGAGTGCAGCGGTCAGCTCACCGGCGAAGGCGTCCGGTGCGGACACGAAGCCGACGTGGCCGCCGGGAAGGTCGATCATCGGCCGGCCCAACCTGGCGGCCAGGCTGGCCGTCGCCGCCCGGCACGGGTGGTCGCCGCTGTCTCGACCGGCGGCCGGCACGATCCGGTCGGCGTGCGCGCCGAGGGCGGCGAGGTCGAGGTCGGCGGCCGGGTACTGGCGCAGCTCGTGCTCGAACCAGTACGCGACGTTCTTCGGGTTCTTCGGCGCGTGCGCCATGAACGTGGCGTCCGATCCGGGGAACGTGCGGGACCGGAAGCGGGCCATCGCCACGTCGGGCCCGTCCTCGCGGTACCGGTCGTACACGCTGGCGAAGAACTCCAGCCACTGTTCGCCGCCGGTCAGCTGGCGCATCAGCGGCGGCTCGTGCGCCACGACGGCGGCCGCCACCTCCGGGTGCCCGGCCAGCACCGTGAGCGCGACGATCGCGCCCGAACTCGAACCGAAGAGGGTGGCCGGGCCGTTCCCGAGGTGCTCGATCAGTCGGCGCGCGTCGTCGGCGTCGGCGGCGAGCCGATCACCGTTCTCCGGCGGACCGTCGAGATCGCTGCGGGAGAAGCCGCGCCGGTCGTACCGGACGACCGTGTACCGCTCCGCGAGGTGCCGGGACACCATCCGGAAGACGTCGCCGTCGCCCCCGGCGCCGGCGATCAGGAGCAACGTCGGGCCGCTGCCTTCCGCCTGGAAGTGGAGCCGGGCACCGGGTACGTCGAGATACCCCATCAGTTCTCCCCCTCCTGGACCGCCGGGGTGGTGGTCGAGCCGTGCCGCGACCGGTGGGTGGCGCCATGGGCGTCGTGCTGATGGTCGTGCCCGTGCTGCGGGTCGGCGCGCCGGCGGCGCCTGATCAGCAGCGCCGCCGCGACTCCGCCGGCCGCGACGGCCAGGGCCACGCCGTGCATGGCACCCAGCGAGATCGCGACCTCGGTAGGCAGCACCACGAAAGCCACGATGATCAGGACCTTGACGGCCAGGGCCACCGCCATCCAGCGCGGGCGTGGCCGGCCGATGCCATGAAACCCCTTCACCGGCCGGCCTCCTCGACCGCCA
This genomic interval carries:
- a CDS encoding DUF2218 domain-containing protein; translated protein: MPISEARVPTRRPGRYLTQLGRHAQAIGHRPGHGGHDAGGASQPHPRMLRVEQSDTTATLEFDRGRCTLDAEPDALVLRIEAPDATSLAQLERLIGSDLERFGNRDQLTVTWHRSDDHRDGDPDHHGGEHDRHGGDHDHHGGDRDQHGGDHPHGPGDAHAQGGDHGHAHRHGGVWGRVRHALVPHSHDSADRVDTALENSRRGVRTLVFSFLALSATAVVQLVVVLFSGSVALLGDTVHNAADSLTALPVGVAFVLGRRAATRRHTYGLGRAEDLAGVVVVLVIAASAVLAGYAAVRRLLDPQPVHQLWVVAAAGVIGFAGNELVARWRVTVGRRIGSAALVADGLHARADGFASLAVVLGAAGVAVGIPLADPVIGLAITVGIAFVAVDAARQVFGRLMDAVDPGTVAAIERAAAGTDRVDRAYDVRVRWVGHSLRAELAVAVDATLPVGAAHRIAHEVEHRLIHAIPRLAAAIVHTEPADAGPAHRALAHHRTAAAPA
- a CDS encoding DUF3995 domain-containing protein, encoding MRVRSIAGAAVASVLAADGGLHTFWAVSGSPWPAHDHRTLSAGLLDMQVPFTPAALVPLAVLLFGGAALVAARAGLLGAVGRRLPRWLPYLATLAVTGGTAVRVAAGFGWLVTADPASTFFRLNLAVYTPLCLLLAAAGLVLLRREHRDPVPATPGWAPSR
- a CDS encoding alpha/beta fold hydrolase; amino-acid sequence: MGYLDVPGARLHFQAEGSGPTLLLIAGAGGDGDVFRMVSRHLAERYTVVRYDRRGFSRSDLDGPPENGDRLAADADDARRLIEHLGNGPATLFGSSSGAIVALTVLAGHPEVAAAVVAHEPPLMRQLTGGEQWLEFFASVYDRYREDGPDVAMARFRSRTFPGSDATFMAHAPKNPKNVAYWFEHELRQYPAADLDLAALGAHADRIVPAAGRDSGDHPCRAATASLAARLGRPMIDLPGGHVGFVSAPDAFAGELTAALDRSGAGPAHPGGDARPGGSPGSMHAGNWNDSYAGTPHWDLGRPQPAMQELADRGEIRGRVLDVGCGTGEHVLMCAALGLDSTGVDIAPAALHAARQKAEHRGLSARFLLGDAHHLAELGDTYDTVLDVGLFHIFGDEDRASYVRSLRDVVAPGGRYLMLCFSDREPGSGGPRRVSADEIATTFADGWRIEALAPTVLTNPAGPAGIHGWRLIAVRS
- a CDS encoding RNA polymerase sigma factor, whose translation is MDQSSLSRARPAPMTAGPGARPAPEQIAATVRGAQHGDLMALHDLLDLITPYVQRLCGPIALADGPDAAQEALIVVLRNLRSLRTPEALFGWVRVIAVREAVRVARRSARTVPAELGEIPAPGDPALAVDVADVLRRLAPEHRAVLMLRDLEGFDEARAAQLLGVPTGTVRSRLFRARRMFRRAWLADRPPPDRYPHPPAVRAGRREAGRTEEHASERPSTEERSSGRRPTGERPFERRPTEESASERRSTGERPFERRPTEESASERRPTGERPSGRRPTEESPTEARPGRARRTERRPR